The Drosophila yakuba strain Tai18E2 chromosome X, Prin_Dyak_Tai18E2_2.1, whole genome shotgun sequence DNA segment TTTATCATAGTCATCCGAAATAGTCATACCCTTAGCACCATCTGTCAGATCTTGCAAACGAGCACGAATAGCCTCCTGCGGGGGCagagtaaaatatatatacatatatatgtatatctttaaatactttttatatacAGATAAAACAACGTACCTTTGAAACATCGACACTCCATccctcatcatcgtcatccttGGCTGTTTTCTCCGGAATAGCAGCGCTAATCTCGGCCTCAGTTTGGCTAGCCTGGTTTGTGCCATTGCCGCCATCCGATTCACCGCCAGAGTTGTTAGCCAATGAGTTGTTGGTCATGGAGCCATCGGCATCgttcttctgcttctgcttcctCGAGCGTTTGCCCTCGGTTAGCGAAGATCCTTGGGCGGCCGGATTAAGCGATGGAGGGTTCTTCACAATAAATGTGTTTACTTTGTGGTTAACTTTGAGCAGACCGTGGAAGCCGCATGCCTTGCAAGACTGCGAAATGGTCTGGTTTTTGGCGGACACAGTTAGATTGGTCTCCGGATTGTCGCATTCGGGGCATAACACAAACTTGCGAATAAAACCATCCAACAAATCTTGCAACTTGTTCACATCATGCGATCCATTCACAACAAAGCGCTCATTCTAAATGAAATTGAATGATTAATTAAAGCATAGCTCATGGGTAAGGATATCAGTGCACATACCTTGTGATCAAACAGTGTCTGTGCGCCCAGCTCGCAACCAAAATACTTGGTTGGATAGGTGGCCGGGCGTCCGATGGCCCTAGCCACTTCCGCCATGTTAACCAGCACGGTCTTGATGCCGTTTCCCTTGCCCTCGACCTTTGCCTGCAGACGTGGCATCTTGTAGCGGTAGAAGATGTCCGTCACACTGCGGTTTACGTTTACGGTGGCCATCTTGATAGCTTTTGGATTCCACGGATAATGCTGCTAATGGGACTTATTGTTGTTCGGGTAATGTTGCTATTAGAGGTGGCCAGTGGTATCTATTGGTTGTTGGTGGATGGGAAGTAATTGGCTTCAGGTTTTCAGCTAGTTTGTGATTTATGCAACTTTCGTTTCCGTTCATTAAATGTtcttttattgtgtttttgccgctgctgctcaCTTATCAAATGTACCCAGAATAAGCATGAACTGGTATCCTTCCGGAACGTCGAATTAATTGTGCCTTAATCAAACAACGGTGTACTCAATATATTTGTAGAATCTGCTAGAATTGCTTGAGAGTAATATTCTTATAGTTGTTTTGCAAGGTTATTGCTTTGCTGTTATTTTGCtgaagtttttgtttatttttgccgTGGTAAGTATTCAGCTATTCtattttttccgttttcatatgaataattaaatatatacatatatatctatatatatatatatatatttgtatatttatatatatatatatatttatttatttatattgtaaaTTTACCAGtttaagtctttaaaaaaatggcaaaacagCAGGCTCATGTGTACCTGAATGGCTGTAACTTCCGATGTCTGTTACTCGAAGTCCTGCGAAGGCAAATGTGTAAAAGATTTCGTTAATCGAGTCGAATATGCAAGGATTACCACCCTAGATACACCCACACGATATTTATTACTTAATTATGCCGACATTTCTGTCTTTTCGCAAATACCCCTCCTACAGCGAGGAGAATCCTAATTTATTGCtgaatgcaattgcaatttggcACTACTTTCCCATTGCTAGAAAATATAATCAATTCTTATCGGGTATTATAGTATGCACTTGGAACTAGATACTCGTATGTAAGCCAAGGTGAAATAAGCCCTCAAAACTCAAaactatacatatgtacattcgTATTAAACCGTAGCGAATTTGATTTGAATACCAGATTTTTTTTATCTTAGCAACGCTGAGTGTGTGAATTGCAATAAAAGTTGTACGACTTGAATCAGCAATGTGGTCATCAGTGATTTTTACTTACCGGTGACTTATGGTTCGCCCTTTTGAATTCATGCACAGCTCGAACCCTTTACTCCGTTTTTTCTCAATGAGAAGTGCGGTTTTTTTTGCTGGTGTTtctgaaaaatacaaatatgaaacgaaatgtaattttattttaataaacgaatTGAATATTGAAGCCTTTAAACTGCATTCGAATTGGAATGTGTACGGGACCTTAGTGTATACTTTACGTTGCTGAAAGCGTCAATGCAATTGTACATGGACTCAGTTAAAAACATAACACTGATTTGCACTATTTAGTACCGCTGAATGCCAAATAAAACTAGAAACCAATTTGGGTTTGAATGCAAGCTCAATTTGATAGACAAAACTTTGAAGAAATGGTTTCAGAGGGCGAGCGAgttatatacaattttattattttatcttaGATATTAACTTTTGAAACCGGAAAATTACACTGAGAATTTCGGTAGGATCTCTCGAATATTTTCTGATGTTTTGCCCGACTAAATTGACGAATCTGACAAATATTTCGGTACGATTgtgatttcaatttccaattcTTGCTCCGAACAATCAATCATTAGGTGACTGTGTGTAATTCTTGTATGCTTCTCAAAGGATTGCCCTTTTGTTTTAGCTTTTACCAGATTAAATATGATGTATGTAGCTCTACACGTTTTGTTCCTGAgtaatatgaaaatatttgttggaATACAAAGAAAATCGATGAACAAGACTTGTCAACGCTCTGTACAAGTGAATGGGTaatattctttattattaCCCATTTTCTATAGAACAGGTGGCTTTAGTAATAATTCGTATTATACGTGGAAATCTGATTTAAACTATGCATTTATTTACACAAGTGGTTATCCCTTGAATAAGGAGAAATCTGAACAGCACATATGACATAATGAAAGAAAGTATGACAATAATCCTCAGAAATAATGTACTCGAATGTGGTTGCAATGCGTGGATAAGAGAAGTTTCTGGAATTCCCTTTTAGAAACCATGGTATCCTAGATAGTGGCTTGCACTTGTAATACTCTtataggaaaaaaaataatgtgtTCACTCTTTTAAGCttatttttaatgttaaaGTAACCTTGGATGGATCCAGATCTTGGTTAGTAGTAAGATATTATACAGTGGTCGGGATAAATATGTGTCTTAGATACAAATTGATTCAATGGGTTGTTGATGATTAACTATTACTTACCACCGTATCTTTCAAAAGTCATATAAGATTTTGTTTCCCCTCCTTTGGGGTGCGCAATGCCAGTTCGCAAATTAGACAAAGATATCGTACTCTCGGGTATTCTTTGTGAAGTCAATCGCAAATTGActtggaaaatatatatggataaatcaaaaacaaacaaatcgcaCTGCCACGGGAAATTGATAAGCTTCTTATTTTGATTAGCTGTGATTCCGTgctaatattgaaaaatattagtAACGCTTTTAAGGCGCTTAAGTATcgcaaaaaattttaattttggtCTCTCAACTATTCTGCAAAgggaaagaaaataaaattaggAATGCGCATGAACGAACATATGTATACCACTCCTTAGACTCAGTATTTCTTACATTACTGTAATTTTGCTCAAATTTTCTTATAATTTCGAAGGAAATAAGGTTAATTTAACATtcaagtacatatatatacatatttatatatacggATATATCTTTTTCTATTACTTATGTATTCAGTACGTTTGTATAATGGGCAAAAAAACACTGTTGAAGCGTGATTTATGTGTAAACACGAAGTCAAGTAGCTTTTTGCAGATATACACTGGAGCCCACGTTACTAAAAGTTTTGGAAAACTCAATTATTCagtatagatatatatatatatatatatatgtacattttcaTGCACGTATGCATTTACATATGGATGAAAGCCACGCCATTTGAACTTTTGAGGTTGTGTTCGTTTTGGTCACATTCACTTTTCTATACCTTTTTTCTCTAGTTTTCTATAATGCGTTTCTGATTACAATGAAagtaaattaataattttgctAAATAAACCGTTTAGGAATAGATTTTCTCCAAAGTTCACGAACATACGACTCTACGTCACTGCACAATATGACCATAATGATTTTAGTAGGGCTGCAAATCAATGACTATCGATTGGCCGAACATGATGAGAACGGAGAATAGCTATTTCACACTTACGTTTAAATGTACTCCAGTTTtatatagtatttattatAACAAGATAATAATAGGAGACTTCCAAATAGTAAGCCACAGACCACTTATACAGATTTAGATTactaaaaaagaaacaaacacaTTAGTTACATAATAAGACAAAGTTAATATCTattgaaatattatattttaagtaaGTTGCACTTCCTTTTATATATCCTTGTTGTACAGTTCgcttattgaaatattttctcaaTTTCTGTTTAGAGAATATCtaattcatttatatatttatttatttgtttgaaacAATATCCAAATGCATACGCTAGTGCGTAAGCACTAAAAAATTATACGTTTAAAATATCGATTGTCCACGTTTTCACTagcaaatataaattgcattttagaTAACATTTATCGATATTCTTATAATACTGGAAAACTTTTTCAtatcgatttatttttctgCGTATACAGAACGTACTTTCCTTTCATTGTATTCCAAAAAagataatatttttgtatacttGCGGTTATTTACAACTGCAAGTAATGTGTCGCTAAACTTTAGtgaaaataacagaaaatacGACTTGCAcggcaaataaatataagagGCAATcacgataaataaaaaaccgtGAGTATGGAATTTCAAGTGGACGCTTCTCAATACttacatgcatatatatcGATGTGTGGATATGTACATACACCTTGTTATAAACAGTTTAAAATCTTTTCTGACGTAATAAAATCCCAGGAATGTAAATGCAAAACCTACAAGATCCATTCGAACtgtattgaaataaatattgaacCATAACCGTgtgtatatgtaaatataaactaGGCaggttaatttttttttctaccaTTCTGCTGGCACCAAACATACGTACAAGTGTATGTATGTGATGCACTCGGCGTCTTTTATctctacatatatacatatataaaatgtaactTAACTGTGCCACccaacaataaataaataaatagaagtGTATAAATAGCTCAGTTAACTGGGCGGCTTCGTGCTACGCATCTGAGATACTTTTTCACCCCCAAAAGATATCCCGCTTCATGAGATTGCGACAGGTGGAGATTATTGCATTTCCAATAGGATACCAAAATGTCTTTTCACGTTGCCTCAAATGTCTGGGGATTATTTTGTGGTGGGGCTTGTGGTTTaatggggtttttttttgtatctctTAAATAGAAGTGATGTTGTTTCGGTAAAAGGTTGCCAGTGTGTGCGCATAATATTAAAGTTTAACACACGTTACCTCAAGGTTTTACCACATTTTTTAGGTTTCAAACGCATGTTCTTGTGAAAaggaaatttatattaaatagtaaagcaataaaaattaaaaaaacatttgtagTAAACTGAGAAGTTAACGTAAGAAATAATAGTTTATTCCTTGTTtttcattgtttgttttgttttattgcagcAACTTGGATTTGTAGCTTGCTTTCATTTGTGGCGTCATGGAGGATCCCAATCGCATGTTGGCCCACACCGGTGGCATGATGGCTCCGCAAGGATACGGCTTGTCTGGCCAGGATGATGGACAGAATGCCGGCAGCGAGAACGAGGTGCGCAAGCAGAAGGACATCGGCGAGATATTGCAACAGATAATGAGCATCTCGGAACAATCACTTGACGAGGCCCAGGCCAGAAAACATACACTCAACTGTCACCGAATGAAGCCGGCTCTTTTCTCTGTACTTTGCGAGATCAAGGAGAAGACCGGTAAGCTATCTCTATAGCTATAATCTCAAAAGCACCATCCGtttctctattgttttatacaaatCACTTCTTATGCTTAATAAAACGTTTCACATGCTAGCCTGATTTCCATGTGCAGTTTTATAAACCAAATGGTTTAACGATAAGTTATAtcaaaattgtaattgttttaatCACCCTTTCTACTTAAATTATTACAGTCCTCTCGATTCGCAACAcccaggaggaggagcccCCAGATCCACAACTGATGCGCTTGGACAACATGCTGATTGCcgagggcgtggcaggacCTGAGAAgggtggtggtggagcagCGGCTGCCTCCGCGGCTGCGGCCAGCCAGGGTGGTTCCTTGTCCATCGATGGTGCTGACAATGCCATTGAGCATTCCGACTACCGTGCCAAGCTGGCACAGATCCGTCAAATATATCACCAGGAATTGGAGAAGTACGAGCAGGCATGCAATGAGTTTACTACGCATGTCATGAATCTTCTACGCGAACAGAGTCGCACGAGGTATGTGGATATAGATAAATCCTGATTTTGTGGATCACGTGGGTAATACAATCATCATTTCAGACCCATTACACCAAAGGAAATCGAGCGAATGGTGCAGATCATCCACAAAAAGTTTAGTTCCATACAAATGCAGCTGAAGCAGTCGACCTGCGAGGCTGTGATGATCCTTCGTTCGCGTTTCCTGGACGCACGCCGCAAGCGTCGCAACTTCAGCAAGCAGGCATCCGAGATCCTCAACGAGTACTTCTACAGTCACTTGAGCAACCCATATCCATCCGAAGAGGCCAAAGAGGAGTTGGCACGAAAGTGTGGCATCACGGTAAGTGCACACATTAATCAATCAGGCAGTTTGATTGCAGTACAGCATTGTAAATGAACGCACAATCATGCAGGTCTCGCAAGTATCCAATTGGTTTGGCAACAAGCGTATTCGCTATAAGAAGAACATTGGTAAGGCACAGGAGGAGGCCAATTTGTATGCGGCCAAGAAGGCTGCTGGTGCTTCGCCGTATTCCATGGCCGGTCCTCCCAGCGGGACAACCACACCCATGATGTCACCCGCTCCGCCACAAGATTCCATGGGCTATCCAATGGGATCCGGCGGCTACGACCAGCAGCAACCGTACGACAACAGCATGGGCTACGACCCAAATCTCCATCAGGATCTAAGCCCCTGAGGATCAGGGCTGTGAACCACTCCCAAACGGAGAATCCCTCATGCAGTTGTGGTCAAAATAACTGCGCTGAAAATCTAACATGCTGTTTCATCCTAATTATGTGCGGTTCTCtattgaacaaaaaaaaaaaaaacgcggTTTATATTTGCTTCTTCGCTAAGACCAACAATCCTTAAGGGTTTTTTAATTCTGCTGTCCTTGTTTTCGTGTCAGATATGTTTAAAATTCCCATAAATTTAGATATAGTTCCgatagatatacatacatgagTAGAATATAAATACGTAATAGCTAGTTTGTGCTTGCTACATTTTGGTTGGCGGAAAACATTGCctgctataaaaaaaaagagcatgAAAATTATATGGTTTTCGGATTGGCGCAGTCTCCTGCTATTTAACAATATATGCAGGATAGTCGTAAATTGAATATTGCCTAATTAAGATTATTTGCACGGCCAGAAAACGAATATACTTTGCTCGCTTTTTCAacaatcaatttaaaatggaaaGCATGTTTGTGGCATGTCAACtgtaaaatacataaatacgtAATAATTCGTTTAAGCGATTATAATTTTATCAGCGTTCGTAAAAAGGGATAATTGCCAATGCAGTGACTTTTTCTGCATAACCCCATTAGCTTATATATTATAACCATCGAAAACATATGCAAGGAAACTCGATTAAACTGGTAGTATACGAATATTTTCACAACGAGTGAAGGTGAGAAGGCACAAGTTTCAGGGCTTTTATTTTGACCGCAGctgtgtataaatatattttaatacatttaccTACATTTGCGggtatatacaaatattgcATGTAAATCATACTATGACGGTTCTTTTTTGGCTACAGTACGTATACGACAGCAAAATAGTGTTTACTAAATTTAAAACTGTACGAAACTTTTAAAACTTGAACAATACGAAAATACGAAACTAAACCATGTATACGATGTATatcagataaataaataatacatgtTGTTGTTATCCGCACACGTCaactaattacaaatattttgaatgtaaAAACGGAAAAGTCTTggataaattaaatttctgtCCATTTCTATCGAAAGACgaattgtattatttaacgCTTTATAACATTTTCTAGTATTCTAAAAGTCGCAAAAtacttgtttttctttttaaatcaaaaagtatttaacattAAATGGAAACTTTTCAGCTATCAAAACAACTTTTTCAACttaattgcattataaaaACCAAGAAGAAATTCGTCTTTCGCTTGGAAAGAAATCTATACTTCTTTTCCCACTTTGCCCAAATTAAAACGGATATGAGAACagattatttaaatgtatacaaaaacgattataattttaactgataaataatatatgtcTTCGGCAGACTTTCGCTCACATTACGGTCAAATGAAACCATTCAATGTATTTCAGTAAGTAAGGTACTGCATTAAAAATTTTGGATAAcaatagaaaaatatataaatacacaaCTTTACACGAATAACTTAATAAATCAAAACGAAGTATTAATTAATGGTTTTATGGGATATTTCTTATAATTCTTTTGCCTAGAAAGTCTTGCGCGAAGGACACAAAAATGGGCGTTATCCTTTGCAGATAAACTGTGCACGTAATAGAAAGAGATGGAGCATCTTTAGATACACTTGCTCGCTCTGATGAAAGTCATTTGACATTcttttatgtgtgtgtggcaagccaataaaaacaaaaacctttcgtttttataagttttttataaatatatttttattttaagcgGATTTTGTAATATGGTTTAGTGCGGCTTTTTGCACTTTACtacaatttacaattattCCTTAGAATGGGTAGtgatttttttaaaatcaCTTTGATTAgccaatttatatttatacattttaaagtccactttttaaacatttaaccGCTGTCCAAATGCATTCCACAATCAGTCAACATGTTCCACTTGTGCTGCTATCTTGACGCGCATGACTGCCAGCGCGGAATATTTTGAATGGTCAATACGGCCACACTGTTGGCAACACGTGCACGAATTCGACATTTGATTTGaattcgtttttatttaatcGTTATTGTACGCAAAGCCAGCAGCAATGGGCAAGAAAACGAAAGTTGGAAAGACGCGTAAGGATAAGTTCTACCAGTTGGCCAAGGAGACGGGCCTGCGATCGCGTGCCGCCTTCAAATTGATCCAGCTGAATCGCAAATTCGGTTTCCTTCAGCAGTCGCAAGTATGTTTGGATTTGTGCGCCGCTCCCGGTGGCTGGATGCAGGTGGCCAAGCAGAATATGCCGGTGTCCAGCATTGTGATCGGCGTGGATCTCTTTCCCATCCGTCCCATTGCCGGTTGCATTGGCCTCGTTGAGGACATCACCACGGAGAAGTGCCGCCAATCGCTGACCAAGGAGCTGCAATCGTGGAAGGCCGATGTTGTGCTCCACGATGGTGCTCCCAATGTGGGCAGGAACTGGTTGTACGATGCCTATCAGCAGATCTGCCTCACCCTCAATGCCCTCAAGTTGAGCACACTGTTTCTGCGCAACGGCGGTTGGTTTGTGACCAAGGTGTTCCGCTCCAAGGATTACAATGCCCTGCTCTGGGTGCTCAAGCAGCTGTTCAAGAAGGTGCACGCCACCAAGCCGAGTGCCTCGCGTAAGGAATCCGCCGAGATATTCGTCGTCTGTCAGGGCTATCTGGCACCCGATCACATTGATCCCCGTCTCCTGGACTCGAAGTACGTG contains these protein-coding regions:
- the LOC120320423 gene encoding eukaryotic translation initiation factor 5, which produces MATVNVNRSVTDIFYRYKMPRLQAKVEGKGNGIKTVLVNMAEVARAIGRPATYPTKYFGCELGAQTLFDHKNERFVVNGSHDVNKLQDLLDGFIRKFVLCPECDNPETNLTVSAKNQTISQSCKACGFHGLLKVNHKVNTFIVKNPPSLNPAAQGSSLTEGKRSRKQKQKNDADGSMTNNSLANNSGGESDGGNGTNQASQTEAEISAAIPEKTAKDDDDEGWSVDVSKEAIRARLQDLTDGAKGMTISDDYDKTEKERIDIFYELVKDKRDKKQLEDVQTHKELVIEAERLDIINKAPLVLAELLFTENIIKDVQKNRPLLLRFTLNNPKAQRYLIGGVEQTVELHKGTLMSKVAGIFKLFYDLDILDEAVILEWAQKVSKRHVSKNIAAEIHEKAMPFVLWLKNAEEESSESEEEEDEESDEDNYVSSAGQRGGQRVVPRAVPRAVAGDEDDEDDVNIDDI
- the LOC6524922 gene encoding uncharacterized protein LOC6524922 — translated: MTFERYGETPAKKTALLIEKKRSKGFELCMNSKGRTISHRTSSNRHRKLQPFRYT
- the LOC6524923 gene encoding homeobox protein extradenticle; the encoded protein is MEDPNRMLAHTGGMMAPQGYGLSGQDDGQNAGSENEVRKQKDIGEILQQIMSISEQSLDEAQARKHTLNCHRMKPALFSVLCEIKEKTVLSIRNTQEEEPPDPQLMRLDNMLIAEGVAGPEKGGGGAAAASAAAASQGGSLSIDGADNAIEHSDYRAKLAQIRQIYHQELEKYEQACNEFTTHVMNLLREQSRTRPITPKEIERMVQIIHKKFSSIQMQLKQSTCEAVMILRSRFLDARRKRRNFSKQASEILNEYFYSHLSNPYPSEEAKEELARKCGITVSQVSNWFGNKRIRYKKNIGKAQEEANLYAAKKAAGASPYSMAGPPSGTTTPMMSPAPPQDSMGYPMGSGGYDQQQPYDNSMGYDPNLHQDLSP